The following DNA comes from Mesorhizobium sp. B2-1-8.
GCGCGATCGACGTGATCCTTCGCAGCGGAACTGCCGACGGGCAGGGCAGTCCCGACCAGATGCAAGAACTGAAAGATGCCCGCACCGCGTTCGAGAAGGTTCGGCCTCATGGCTGGCGCGATGCCGAAGCAGCCTACGTCAAGAATCCCGAGCTGGTCCGTGAAGCGGGAGCCGGCCGCGTCAACCGCGTCGTGCTGGCTCTCCAGCTTGAAACGGAAATCCGCACCGGACTGGACACCGATCCGGGTCGCCGCGCAGACCGTTTCGTGGAACGCTGGCAAAAGCTCGACCGAACGAGCCAGGTCCAATATCAGGCCGGCGACATGTCGGGCTACAGATCAACGCGCTCGGCTATGTCGGAAATGGCAAAGAGCCTCGAGCGCGATCCTCAGCTTGAATCCCTGCTTGCCAATCATAAAAAAGCGCTTGGTATCCAAGTCGAATCCGGCCGGCGCCTTGGTGTGGAACTCGCATTCAGCCACGGCATCGGCAGAGGCCGTAGCCTTGGACTCTGAGCCCTCCGATTTGCCGCCGTTTCCACGCTCCAGATCGATGAGATGACAAATCGGATTGCGCGCGGACTTGGTCGTCCTGTCTGGTTTCAGCAGGTGCCAAATGCTCTCAAGGAAAGGCAAAGCAGCCATGCCTGAACCGGATCGTATCATTCGCCTTCGGACCGTCCTCGCGCGGACCGGCTTGTCCCGCTCAACGATGTACCGGAAAATCGCCGAAGGCACGTTCCCGGCTCAGATCAAGATCAGCACAAACGGGGCGGGTTGGAGAGAATCCGATATCAATCGGTGGGTCGGCAATCCGGCTGCATGGCGAATTGAGCGTCAGGTCTGACTGCGAGACGAACGAACACCAGGGCCACCGCCATTCTCTGGAATAAACTCGATCCCAGCGGCTTCAAATGTGGTCCGGAGGGCGGGAATGGTAGCGTCCTTGAGTTGTTCTCCCCGTTCAAACCGAGCGACAGTATCTGGTGAGACGCCGGCATTGCGAGCCAAGTCTCTCGTCCCCCAACCGAGGGCAACCCGCGCCATCTTGCACTGAACGATGTTCATTTCGCAACATCGATACGATTTTCGTTGATCTGCTTCGCTCAAGGCCCCCAGCATGCCGCCCAGGCTTCCTTCGCTTCCGAGCGTGCCGACGTTCAGCCGGGATTAACGTGCCCTACATTCGACAGACGCTATAGGAGACCGGCAGGTCCTAACAAAGGGCAAGTCAATGAAAGCTGCCGGTGAAATAGCAACTACCGTCATTGTTCTTATCCTCGGAATTGTCGTAGGACTTCCGACGGGTCTAGTTATAACTGCCACTCTGGCAGACAAATTCGGCACCTTTGAGTTAGGCAAGGCGCTGGGAGAACTTGCCGTTGGCGGCATTTTCGGCGCAATTGTAGGTGGCGTAATCGCCTTGTTCATCTTGAGCCGAATGAGAGGCGGCCCGGATAATCAGGGATCAAGTCAGGATTGGCGAAACGAACGCTAGAGAACCAATTTGCGTAGCATGCGCGGTAAGATGAGGGGGTACGGGGGGAAGTCGCGCATGCCAGTGATCCAATCACCCGCTCAGAAATTTCCATCAAATATTCTGACCCGTTTTGGTACGATTTCGCCTCTTGATTTTTTCAGAAAATGACCCCACGAATCGCCGCCTGGGGTAGGAGGCGATCATGGGTACTCAGATATCCGGTCTTCGGTCACACTCCGCTCAGGACGTCATCCATGCAGTGTTGAAGGACGCCCCCGTGGGCAGTGTCGTCTCCGTTAAAGCGACCCTCGAAGCTGTTCGTAGGAAGTGTCCTCAGCTAGCCCAGACTGACTGTGAGCTGATCGAGTTGATGATCAGTATCGCAACCGTGGATGACGTGTTCCTGGTGTTCGATCTTCGCGAGTCAAGTGCGGTCACTGATAAATTTCAACCAAATACTGACGCCTCTGGAACACTCTAGACCAAGTTAAGTTATGAGCGAGGACAGATCGGGACCTCCTCATGACTGCAATCTTTCTGATTGATCGGGCGGTATGGCTTCGGCTCATCACTTCGAAAGACTTCCAAACGCAGCTCCGGAGGCTCTTGGGCTTGACCGTAGAGTTGTCTATTCCTGCGCCATTCG
Coding sequences within:
- a CDS encoding helix-turn-helix domain-containing protein produces the protein MNIVQCKMARVALGWGTRDLARNAGVSPDTVARFERGEQLKDATIPALRTTFEAAGIEFIPENGGGPGVRSSRSQT
- a CDS encoding helix-turn-helix transcriptional regulator → MPEPDRIIRLRTVLARTGLSRSTMYRKIAEGTFPAQIKISTNGAGWRESDINRWVGNPAAWRIERQV